The proteins below are encoded in one region of Cololabis saira isolate AMF1-May2022 chromosome 21, fColSai1.1, whole genome shotgun sequence:
- the rnf25 gene encoding E3 ubiquitin-protein ligase RNF25 → MMAAESDVQSEIEVLESIYLDDLQVDRRRDGGWEVSLVLYPSTGEDSVSQFVRLTLTLTLDQQYPSSSPAISIQNPRGLSDDKLHSVQTCLQVEAQSCLGSPVLYQLIEKAKEILTESNIPHGNCVICLYGFKEGESFTKTSCYHYFHSHCLGRYVCHSERELQQREKELQEDKTRDGAEHQELTVVCPVCREPLAYDIDQLLSSPAPRLPELDEAAIGSDFQHKWCELQKVLEKQRAKGGIIDPEVESNRFLIHTNETPPVVENGNPEADASPEPPTSSSLHETCARADQFAPGTSHCRGVQGQRRQNQMKGPRRGGGARFRPQYGRAVATPEKLEKLSLSSDCMDESDYRRQNNHDRQMQRNPESSWSRTGRENSAVQQDLQVSPDRQAIRQPALGTDLPKDAGIRGHRGRRRGPHQPAAHAGASGPAWHHCDGQASRSRGGGLRQGHGRSFQRKVVERGREEVL, encoded by the exons ATGATGGCAGCGGAGAGCGA TGTGCAGTCTGAGATCGAGGTGCTGGAGTCCATCTACCTGGATGATCTGCAGGTGGACAGGAGGAGAGACGG GGGCTGGGAGGTGAGTCTGGTTCTGTACCCGTCCACAGGAGAAGACTCCGTCTCTCAGTTTGTCCGACTCACTCTGACTTTGACCCTGGATCAGCAG TATCCCTCGTCCTCTCCAGCCATCTCCATTCAAAACCCCCGTGGACTTTCTGATGATAAACTTCACAG CGTCCAGACCTGTCTTCAGGTGGAGGCTCAGTCCTGTCTGGGTTCACCGGTGTTGTACCAGCTCATTGAG AAAGCAAAAGAAATCCTGACTGAAAGCAATATTCCTCATGGAAACTGTGTCATCTGCCTTTATGGTTTTAAa GAGGGGGAGTCGTTCACGAAGACGAGCTGCTATCACTACTTCCACTCTCACTGCCTCGGCCGCTACGTCTGCCACTCGGAGAGGGAGCTCCAGCAGAGGGAGAAGGAGCTGCAGGAAGACAAGACCAGAGACGGAGCGGAGCATCAG GAGCTGACCGTGGTGTGTCCCGTATGCAGAGAGCCGCTGGCGTACGATATTGATCAACTCCTGTCCTCTCCTGCACCCAGGCTGCCCGAG CTCGACGAGGCGGCGATCGGTTCAGACTTTCAACATAAGTGGTGTGAACTCCAGAAGGTTCTGGAAAAACAGAGGGCTAAAGGTGGGATCATTGACCCCGAGGTGGAATCAAATCGGTTTCTCATCCACACCAACGAG ACTCCACCTGTTGTTGAAAACGGAAACCCGGAGGCCGATGCCTCTCCCGAACCGCCGACATCATCCTCCCTGCATGAAACTTGTGCCAGAGCGGATCAGTTTGCTCCCGGGACGTCCCACTGCAGAGGCGTTCAGGGCCAGAGGCGTCAAAACCAGATGAAGGGtccaagaagaggaggaggagccagATTTAGACCCCAGTACGGGAGAGCTGTCGCCACCCCAGAGAAGCTAGAAAAACTTTCTCTGTCCTCAGACTGCATGGACGAGTCAGACTACAGAAGGCAGAACAATCACGACCGGCAGATGCAAAGAAACCCGGAGTCGTCCTGGTCCAGGACAGGCAGGGAAAATTCTGCAGTCCAACAAGACCTTCAGGTTTCCCCAGACCGTCAGGCCATACGCCAACCAGCGTTGGGAACTGACTTGCCAAAAGACGCAGGCATCCGCGGCCATCGCGGAAGAAGAAGGGGGCCTCACCAACCTGCTGCACATGCCGGGGCCTCTGGACCCGCATGGCACCACTGTGATGGCCAGGCCTCCAGAAGCAGAGGGGGAGGACTCCGCCAGGGTCATGGCAGGAGCTTCCAGAGGAAGGTGGTGGAGAGGGGAAGGGAGGAGGTGCTATGA